In Toxoplasma gondii ME49 chromosome V, whole genome shotgun sequence, the DNA window cggaaggcgaaagacCTCTCGATGCGTTGTTGTTTCTCACAAGACCTGTGAAGCTGGAGGAAGCAGCAAAGGTCCAGAGCGTCGAGGGCCGCCTCCCGCGCCTGTCATGTTTTTGAAGATGGAAAAAACGCACATCTGCTTACCCTAAAATCATATTCAGCGAGCCCCCGTTCCAGGCGAGGAAGCCTTGGAAatttccttcgcctcggcGGCGAAGCATCGCCGTCAGAGAGAGGCTGGGGCGaacggagaagcggagaacctcccgcagagaaacgccgccGAAGAGACGCGACTGGCGAAAACAGAACACCCGGAAACGCGCGCACagaagagatggagagggaagagcaCTGGAGGGAGAGCCAGCGCGTTGAAGAGACAGtccaaagagaagagagaggaaaagagaagagagaggaaaagagaagagagaggaaaagagaaaagagaggaagaagtcatCAACCAGAAGGACAGAAGCAGCTCATGTGACAGAGCAGATGTGCCTTGAAaacgaacgcatgcatccactCACGAAAGGCCCTTTGTGGAGGTGACTGCCTCCATTTTTCAGAAACCTTCTgactctgttttcctctcgctcaTCGCGCAGGATGCCTGCTTCGAAGAAAAAGTTCGCCACAaatgcctctctctgtctcttctgctccgcCACTGTGCTTGGCTCTTCCACGGCTCCCTTGTCGCAAACCGCCAGGGAAATGCGGAGGGTGAATCCACACATCAGCAGAGTCGCTTCGTTGACTGTGGTGGAGGCATTTAAACAAACTCAAAGACTTACACGTGTACGTAGAACCGCCTAAACATgtagaagacagagacgcgactCTACAAATGTACGAGAAGCTATGAAAACAAAGCGGCATTTCAACCTTCGCATGGAGTCCCGAATGGAAACGCGCATTTGGGCCGCACCGAGACTCCCCAGCGGCATGCGAAGGggaaaacagacgaaacaTGAAACACTGGCAGTCTTTCAACAGTTCCGCagcgggtgtctgtacaccccaaCATTCACTCTGTGTGCGAGAAGAGCTGCCTCCGTTCTTCCAGACCTGCTTTTTCGCGTCCTTCCAGGTCTGCTTTTTCGACGCACCTGAATTCGGATTTTCTCTGCCAGTGGGCTCGCAACGAATTCCTCTGTCAGCtggcggagagacgccgtAAGTTTCCCCATGAGCGTCGCGTGCAGTTGCGCCAGTTCTTCCTCAAAGGCCGCACTGGCGGCCTCCCTCAGACGCCTCCCGACCTCGTTCGCAACTCTTTCTTCGTAAGagtcgtcgcctctctccagacCGCCCTGGTCGTTACTTGCGTCGACatccttctcttcatctctcccACCAGACTCCCCatcagcagaagaagaggaaggagcggaggcaagagaagagggagaagaaatcTGGGATGGCACTGAGTCTCGAGAGAGGGTGACGAGAGAGCGCTGCAGTCTCGCACGCACCCAGGGGACACCCGCGAGTTGTTGGGTTAGCgatttttttcgttcttggaatgaggagaagacgcgctgagagacagagcaaaTTGTCCTCTTGGCTCTCTCTGCAAGGCTTCCGACAGCAGGCAGCTGCCAGGCTCCCCGATCCGCCGGCGAATGACGGAACGAGAGTTCTTGTGAAGAGTTTTCGATCttggagaggcgaggcgggAGCAGCGACGCGGCTTCCCGCGCCAAATCCGACAAAAGCTGGAAACGGCAAgtcagaaagagaaaaagagaaaagagaaagtgCTCCACTCTCGCAGGCGCGAGTCTGACTGTATACCAGTACCGGTCGGCGTCGCCCAGTAGCCGCCAGTCGAGACGAGGACGGGGACggccttttctttctctttgttctcttctagtttcgtttctcgaggTATGCTTCGCAAATGCGCCTTCACAAATGACGGGCAGACACAACTGCGTTCAaggtggatgtacaccccACGGGGGCACTCAAGGCCTTTTCCGGATTCGTCTTCCGATGCTTTCAAAGTCCTTTTTCATGGACGAGATATCCAGAAGAACGCTGGGAGTCGAGAGACTGTCGCTCCTCTCCGCAGGCTGTGTGTTCCCCTGCACGCTCGATTTTGAACCTGAGGCCTTTCCTCCTTCACAGCTGCTTGCCTTCGCAACGTCTACGCCCTTCCCGGTGGCACTGGTTCCCTGGTTCCGTCTTTCGAGGCCTCGGCTCTCTTCATCGATCCCAAGGCTTTCTCTGCACCCCACCTCGTCTCCTTGTCGCTGTGTCTCGCTTGTCAccagtgtctctcttgtctgcaTTGGGACCTACCGCTTCTGCGGCTtgccgcatgcgtctgcgcgccgcctcggcttcctcagcctcctcgtcctctcgccGCCAGAGCGCTCGGACCGCCTCGCGCGGAGAAGGGAAGGCCTTGAGGGCGgtgagcagagaggcgcgcaGCTTCGTCCGACTCCGACGCTCGAGCAGCATCAACTGCCTGAAGACACCCCGGCAGGCACGTACCGGCAACTGCACGAGAgccgaaaaaaagaagagagaagaagaagagaaagaagcgaaagagagaggacaaaggAAATTAGTGTTCTCTCCTCGGAAGTGGAGACTTACTGGAGATAGAGATGACGAAGCTCGTCTTGAAGCAACGTCTGAAGCTCGCGCCGGGCGAGTTGTCGCGCTGGCGTTTGCTGAGGGCAGAACAGGCGCACCACGCTCTCGAGGAAAGCCGtaagagacacaggagggAGGTCTCATCGTTCTCAACAGACGACGCAgccttcgttcctctctctgtccgttTGTCTagcgtttctttcctgtctctcgcatCGGTTCTTCTGTGCTTGTTCCCCTGCTTCCGCCTCGCTCCTTTGCTTCTTAAGTCCTACCACGGCGGCCAGGGTCGCGGCGTCGAACAGGGGCAGGAGCGTCTGGAGGATCTCCGAGCTCTCCTGTCCGAAGTGCGAAATGAGCTTTCCGTCGAGTTCCACGcgctttctccacttttgGAGAATCGGCTGCGCAGAACGAAAAGTTTGGCAAAAAACATTTGAAAAAAAATGAAACCTCCTTTGCCTCGCTTGCTGCACGGAACCGAACCACACACCTCTTCGCTGACGCTAAAGTGGGCCAGCACAAaatcttttcttcttgctgctTTGGAGATCCTGGTCATGGTGCAGTGCatctttttgtttttcttcagtgtcttgcctctttcgtctgctcGAGGACGGACGttttttcgcatgcatgatctgcctctctccaagTCTCcctgcttcccttcttcaccttcttctcattcgccgcctgtctctcttctgcttcccgcTCCTCCTCAACtggcttctcctctcgcatTCAGTTTGGCGTTTTCTCGTTGTGGCCTGCGCTCCCTCCCTGTCCGGTCAAGGTCCTTGGGTTTCATCCGTTTTCGAAAGCcgatttctttttctcgacggatcttcgtcttccgttcCGGCGCGTCCGGTGCCGgcctcgactctctcttcgctttctcgagagccttctcctccccctatccccctgtctccctgtctcctcgcgctccaTCTCCCTCACCATCTCTCTCTtagtctcttttcttttctccctctcgcaacctttttctccctttcgccgtcgtttctcctcctcactcccctccctcttcttcctgtcgttcctctccttcttgtgcCTGTCCTCTTGCTTTCCTCACCATCGCTTGAGTGAGGAGCTTCTGCTGCACTGCCCAGCAGAGCACCTCGGGCGCCACGAGCGAGGAAAACTGAAGCTCTTGAGGCAAGACCAGCCTCGCTGCGTCGCGGTCTTCCCGCTCTGCGTCAGCAGCGCTCGAGAATGGAAACAGTCTCTTGACAATCGCGTCTGCACAAAAGGCACAGAGGCGCAAGAGATCCGCCAAGGGTGGCTCTCTACGCTCGAAGCAGGTCCCTGGCAGATCTCTGAGGAACCAAGTTGAGAACGTTCACTCGGAGTCGAAAAGGCAAAGAAAAGATACGCAAAAACGGGAGAGGCAAGAGTCACAAACACAGTAAACaccaaagagagaagaaagaactcgACGGCGTTCTCTACTGCCCTGCTTCGGAGAACAGAGGCTCGCAAGTTGGTCCCTCCCCCCCACCTgtcagaagaagaactctcgctctttgtctcctcgagcaaaaggagacgcagaagaagatcgGCTTCTTTGGAGACGAACCCCACAGCGTTCTTGTGTATCCTTCCTCATCTGTCCGACTTCCACAAGACGCActtcgcgttcttttcttctcccttaCCGGGCAGTGTGTCGTAGATCTGATCCCTGAAGCTTGTCCGCTCTTCCGCCCGTTTGTGGGGCCTTGGGTCGTCCCGgctctcgttctcctgtctctctccgtcgttcgCGGAgactctgtcttctccgtgAGCTGCTCgctccttcgcgttcttgCCGCCGACTTGCTCTGCCGCCTTCCCCTGCTCCTCTTCGAtcctctttgcttctctctccacgagCGTCGCCAGTCGCTCCTGGCGCGCCCTCACTGTCTGCTCATGCTtccgtcgcgtctcttcaagaagagaacgcagctCCTTCTCCGCAGCCAAGAAACGCCCAGACGCAGGAGTGGAGGCGCGGGAGGCaggagggagggagagaactacagcagagagaagaggcgaagcagcagacggagcatctggaaacgcagaagagaacgcagcaAACAGAGCAAGAGCATGCAGTCCggggaaaaagcgagagagggcaTCTGCACACAGGAGACGACGCGACCAGCACGCTCGCTTGCGAGCaagaaagagcagacacAAAACCGAAGGAAAACCAGTCCTGCTTTTTCTCAAGCTCGTAGCCGTCGCCAGTGCGGCTTCTCTCACGAGGGGAACCTTTCCACCCGCAAAAAGAGCTGCACAAAACGTTTTCTCGCTGACTCGCAattccttcctgtcttctgctctctcggcgtcttcAAGTTCTCCGCCCTCTCTCCGaatccttcctctctccgaatccttcccctctccgaatccttcccctctccgaatccttcccctctccgaatccttcctctccgccgCCAAAGTCTCCTTCCGgggtttccttctttctctgttgcttttcaggctgcatgcatgacTGTGAGGCTGGACCTTCGTTCGATCCAGCCGACCGAGTAGTAGTTGCGGGACAGCGAGCAGCGGGAGCTCCTGGTGTGCAGAGAGCAACCGGACGCCGAGCTGGCCTCGAGGCCCTCTAGGAATCTGCAGGGCAAGACTGAGCGAGGACTTCCAACAGCGTCGCTTTGCACCCTTGCAAACGTCTTGGTCTATGCACCGCGACGTccgcgaagcagaaaggacccccgcagaagggagagcgaaACGCGAACCGCCAGAGTGACACGAACGGGAAAAAGCAAGCAAGAAGCCGCCCAGAGGAAAACCGGCACTGGCGAGAAAAAGGATCGCGGACGACGCAAGAGACAGCCGGTTCCCTACCTGCGTGggctttctcgccttcggtctgcgtttctcgtttcctcgtctcctctttcgtctcgcgAACTGCAACTGCTTCTTCAACCGCCCGCGTCACCGCCCGAGTCACCAGCGGTGTCCATCGCTCGTCAGGCGCGTCctgcgaagagaagcagcgagagcgaggaaagaaaggaggcacATCGACCCCCCGACGTCGAGTCTGTCGCGACCCATTTTAtgagggaagacgaaacagcgTCGTGGAGTTTCCATCCTTCTGGACTGGaatgag includes these proteins:
- a CDS encoding hypothetical protein (encoded by transcript TGME49_213010) translates to MISTASVYPGVFKHCILTPTKKMLFLLSLVSLVLLLGSDSLLPPANALKRPASHAILSPLLSRGATQSSHAPLVLTDLLHSSPRQVLRTLQTFLRPSVSSRLSRTEGTSVESLEQATKKVAARGAEDETVQQREAKVGEEGEKETAELRIERALSPFFSPMVVGVFCDAHPEKDATVSELLGRPRQGRDKESSADAEETSQDAERLGREREESVVVASLEHLPASSPTVLFRLNYADTAFASGRPSRKRGEEEKGGFPREEETERDVVLAALARDRTAAEASSWARLLGRVGTMAVLPLFSGELRCDSVFAMRERRTVEDFCETTAQKEGESMCGVRDTRELYVQLPEEVSVMLKGLGRGLEERRGRREEAAGESFRLVVILMDAPDERWTPLVTRAVTRAVEEAVAVRETKEETRKRETQTEGEKAHADAPSAASPLLSAVVLSLPPASRASTPASGRFLAAEKELRSLLEETRRKHEQTVRARQERLATLVEREAKRIEEEQGKAAEQVGGKNAKERAAHGEDRVSANDGERQENESRDDPRPHKRAEERTSFRDQIYDTLPDAIVKRLFPFSSAADAEREDRDAARLVLPQELQFSSLVAPEVLCWAVQQKLLTQAMPILQKWRKRVELDGKLISHFGQESSEILQTLLPLFDAATLAAVQTPARQLARRELQTLLQDELRHLYLQQLMLLERRSRTKLRASLLTALKAFPSPREAVRALWRREDEEAEEAEAARRRMRQAAEALLSDLAREAASLLPPRLSKIENSSQELSFRHSPADRGAWQLPAVGSLAERAKRTICSVSQRVFSSFQERKKSLTQQLAGVPWVRARLQRSLVTLSRDSVPSQISSPSSLASAPSSSSADGESGGRDEEKDVDASNDQGGLERGDDSYEERVANEVGRRLREAASAAFEEELAQLHATLMGKLTASLRQLTEEFVASPLAEKIRIQSRLFGGVSLREVLRFSVRPSLSLTAMLRRRGEGNFQGFLAWNGGSLNMILGFANDAPVVQPDGKVAPAFRIQPKVHFDVTRASR